One part of the Candidatus Kouleothrix ribensis genome encodes these proteins:
- a CDS encoding helix-turn-helix domain-containing protein: MLHSAPATKRTVSNHKVQYQRPRLQKHFVQTPQVLLRGYPQLSDGAKLTYLVLLSFDYLDAESDAHKGIVYPSIETLMAIRGKGKSTIYAHLAELEKHGLAEVLIGEGIRLYNPLEGEMSEDRRLCPSTSQTAATASHSGSQSPSRRASDDISRGEESATSSTLTFQKSGRLIMEEEENQETKQYQYSEAGERERKLVVEKLRKLGFDQSLARQFALRYSPERIDEQITNLCRALQSGVHVQSYPRWLYRAIERDYTFGDIPAVPSGPSSKRHRSLGHERLLPTGEVVYEVLEYPCVG; encoded by the coding sequence ATGCTACATTCTGCCCCTGCCACAAAAAGAACTGTATCAAACCATAAAGTACAATATCAAAGACCGCGTTTACAAAAACATTTTGTTCAGACGCCGCAAGTCCTTTTGCGCGGCTATCCTCAGTTGTCCGATGGCGCAAAGCTAACCTACCTGGTGCTCTTGTCGTTTGACTACCTCGACGCCGAGAGCGACGCACACAAGGGGATTGTGTACCCCTCGATTGAAACCCTGATGGCCATACGCGGCAAGGGCAAAAGCACTATCTACGCCCACCTTGCCGAGCTAGAGAAGCACGGGCTTGCCGAGGTTCTGATCGGTGAAGGCATACGCCTGTACAACCCGCTAGAAGGGGAGATGAGTGAAGATCGGCGTCTTTGTCCATCAACCTCCCAAACAGCTGCTACAGCCAGCCACAGCGGGTCGCAGAGCCCTTCTCGTCGCGCATCTGACGATATATCAAGGGGAGAAGAATCGGCGACAAGTTCCACGCTCACTTTCCAGAAATCTGGACGGCTAATAATGGAGGAAGAAGAGAACCAAGAAACAAAACAATACCAATACTCCGAAGCAGGGGAAAGGGAAAGAAAACTTGTTGTTGAGAAGCTAAGAAAGCTAGGATTTGACCAAAGCCTTGCCCGACAATTCGCCCTGCGATATAGTCCCGAGCGCATCGACGAGCAGATAACCAATCTTTGCCGTGCGTTGCAAAGCGGTGTCCACGTCCAGAGCTACCCACGCTGGCTCTACCGGGCGATAGAGCGTGACTACACCTTTGGCGACATTCCGGCAGTACCTTCAGGGCCAAGTTCGAAGCGGCACAGAAGCTTAGGACACGAGCGACTACTGCCAACCGGCGAGGTCGTGTACGAGGTTCTTGAGTATCCGTGTGTGGGGTAG